Part of the Streptomyces sp. HSG2 genome, GCGACGGCTCACCCGACCGTCCCTACTCCTCCTCGGGGACCAGCCGCAGGGAGATGGAGTTGATGCAGTAGCGCTGGTTCGTCGGCGTCGGGTAGCCCTCGCCCTCGAAGACATGACCCAGGTGCGAACCGCACCTGGCGCACCGCACCTCCGTGCGCACCATGCCCAGCGAGCGGTCCTCGAACAGCTCCACGGCCTCGGAGTCACGCGGGTCGTAGAAGCTCGGCCAGCCGCAGTGCGACGCGAACTTCGTCTCCGACCTGAACAACTCGGCGTCGCAGGCGCGGCAGGAGTAGACGCCGCTGGTCGTGGTGTGGGTGTACTCGCCGGTGAAGGCCGGCTCGGTACCGGCCTCACGCAGGACGGCGTACTCGGCCGGTGTCAGCTCCGCGCGCCACTGCTCGTCCGGCTTCTCGACGTCGTACGGCATGGGACTCGACCCCTCACTTCGACAGACTCTCCAGGATGCGCGGTGCGAGGTCGG contains:
- the msrB gene encoding peptide-methionine (R)-S-oxide reductase MsrB; protein product: MPYDVEKPDEQWRAELTPAEYAVLREAGTEPAFTGEYTHTTTSGVYSCRACDAELFRSETKFASHCGWPSFYDPRDSEAVELFEDRSLGMVRTEVRCARCGSHLGHVFEGEGYPTPTNQRYCINSISLRLVPEEE